The following proteins are encoded in a genomic region of Pyricularia oryzae 70-15 chromosome 6, whole genome shotgun sequence:
- a CDS encoding ammecr1 family protein, whose product MAATEHCVFCFEALTAHFEDREPLPLAEVEKSWAAYLVASNSAATKQPPAVRRIADLSADHSSGSSAASSTTSLAADTAATTPAGPSELSLASSSAAAAPKESPLFVTLNTIHPRRGSQLRGCIGTFEPQPLEEGLASYALTSALHDTRFDPVRAAELPSLEVAVTLLTDFEDADDADDWVLGTHGLRISFYHAGRRYGATYLPDVAPEQGWTKEETLVSLMRKAGWMGRKDKWRDVDLKVVRYQGRKVSLEYAAYKAWRDWADENPAETAAD is encoded by the exons ATGGCAGCCACTGAACACTGTGTTTTCTGCTTCGAGGCTCTTACGGCGCACTTTGAAGACCGCGAACCCCTCCCGCTCGCCGAGGTCGAAAAGTCGTGGGCCGCATATCTGGTCGCCTCCAACAGCGCCGCAACCAAGCAGCCCCCCGCGGTGCGCCGCATCGCAGACCTCTCGGCAGACCACTCCTCGGGGTCCTCGGCCGCCAGCAGCACCACGTCTCTGGCCGCGGACACGGCGGCCACCACGCCCGCCGGCCCCAGCGAGCTCTCGCTGGCCTCGTCATCAGCCGCTGCGGCACCAAAGGAGTCCCCGCTGTTCGTGACACTGAACACAATCCACCCGCGTCGCGGGTCTCAGCTGCGTGGATGCATCGGAACGTTTGAGCCGCAGCCGCTCGAGGAGGGCCTGGCGTCGTACGCGCTGACGTCGGCGCTGCACGACACGCGCTTCGACCCCGTGCGGGCCGCCGAGCTGCCCTCGCTCGAGGTCGCCGTCACGCTGCTGACTGACTTTGAGGATGCCGACGATGCCGACGACTGGGTCCTCGGCACCCACGGCCTGCGCATCAGCTTCTACCACGCCGGGCGCCGTTACGGCGCAACCTACCTCCCAGATGTCGCCCCCGAGCAGGGCTGGACAAAGGAGGAAACGCTCGTCAGCCTCATGCGCAAGGCCGGCTGGATGGGCCGTAAGGACAAGTGGCGCGACGTTGACCTCAAGGTCGTCAGGTACCAGGGCAGGAAGGTCAGCTTGGAGTACGCTGCCTACAAGGCCTGGAGGGACTGGGCGGACGAGAACCCCGCGGAGACTGCGGC AGATTAG
- a CDS encoding ligninase C — MRGSLVTKACVAASAGGSLVLAYPGMGRMNELIAQIKAQGSINSTIRHEGDLITSGPILAPSPLDSTEVIGDLVDIPDAGLTVVGRSVRNILVRAPNEPAEGTDIYPSIDSVPDMGTPACRADVCCIWWYVGYDMYDMFTARDGSCTKAAQAAIRLGFHDAAGWSKGTAPIGGADGSIVLAPEEMARRDNRGLAEIVDQMQEWYDYYNEYGVGMADLIQFGATVAAVSCPQGPRIRSFIGRIDSRVPAPEGLLPPVEGSAEFNIELFVNKTIMPNGLAALLGAHTTSNQRFVNADREGDAQDSSPGYWDTQFYRDTLAFPGGDPDVFTFQSDVNLSLDPRTGPRFLDFARMGVEQRAWNAEYAREYVRLSMLGVYNINNLVECTRAMPPAYDQEWWALRRRVKRKVPSRFSEPKKPREEEVAPVADSV; from the coding sequence ATGCGCGGCTCGTTGGTGACAAAGGCTTGCGTGGCCGCCTCAGCAGGCGGCAGCTTGGTGCTCGCCTATCCAGGAATGGGGCGGATGAACGAGTTGATCGCACAAATAAAAGCCCAGGGTTCCATCAACTCGACCATTCGACACGAAGGCGACCTAATCACGAGTGGTCCCATACTGGCACCTTCACCTCTTGACTCAACCGAGGTCATCGGTGATCTCGTCGACATCCCCGATGCTGGACTCACAGTTGTGGGCAGGTCCGTTCGAAACATTCTAGTCCGCGCCCCAAACGAGCCCGCCGAGGGCACCGACATTTATCCCTCCATCGACTCGGTCCCAGACATGGGCACGCCCGCGTGCAGGGCCGACGTCTGCTGCATCTGGTGGTATGTCGGATACGACATGTATGACATGTTCACGGCGAGAGATGGCAGCTGCACAAAAGCTGCACAGGCAGCCATTCGTCTAGGTTTCCACGACGCTGCCGGCTGGTCCAAAGGCACGGCACCGATCGGGGGTGCGGACGGTTCCATCGTGCTGGCCCCTGAGGAGATGGCTCGGCGGGACAACCGTGGCTTGGCCGAGATCGTCGACCAAATGCAAGAATGGTACGACTACTACAACGAATACGGCGTCGGTATGGCGGACCTGATCCAATTCGGCGCCACCGTAGCGGCCGTGTCGTGTCCACAGGGCCCACGCATCCGGTCCTTCATCGGCCGTATCGACTCGCGCGTGCCCGCCCCTGAAGGACTCCTCCCGCCCGTCGAAGGCAGCGCCGAATTCAACATTGAACTTTTTGTCAACAAAACTATTATGCCCAACGGGCTTGCGGCGCTGCTGGGGGCGCACACCACGAGCAACCAGCGGTTCGTCAACGCGGACCGCGAGGGCGACGCGCAGGACAGCTCGCCGGGCTACTGGGACACACAATTCTACCGCGACACCCTGGCGTTCCCCGGCGGCGATCCGGACGTCTTTACCTTCCAGAGCGACGTCAACCTGTCACTGGACCCGCGGACCGGACCCAGGTTTCTCGACTTTGCACGCATGGGCGTCGAGCAGCGCGCGTGGAACGCCGAGTACGCCAGGGAGTACGTCCGCCTGAGCATGCTGGGCGTCTACAACATCAACAACCTCGTCGAGTGCACGCGCGCCATGCCGCCTGCCTATGACCAGGAATGGTGGGCCCTGAGGAGGAGGGTCAAGCGCAAGGTTCCCAGCCGCTTCAGCGAACCCAAGAAGCCAAGAGAAGAGGAGGTGGCTCCCGTTGCCGATTCGGTATAA
- a CDS encoding Ras protein let-60 yields the protein MPRQRNPRSMSSSDQPPIPISITICGDGGCGKSSITLRLVRSQWTSEYDPTIEDSYSVTRRIDGVTYHLSLTDTAGQEEYRGMWASSNLGADAFLMVYDITSVDSLEALGYFNDLIDMEAETRIDNAARAARAGVSPSSLAYDGISLPGSPGGMGMSGAKTVPPVKIVAGNKCDLQESRQVPAAQGLEWARRRGCGFMETSARLEVNIEETFALIVRRVVESRRLAEMGVMDHDGGRMDKRGMTKPLSPLPSRDTEKSIAEERHGHRGPGVRGPNINGARIGARSKGFWRMLRCW from the coding sequence ATGCCCCGACAACGAAATCCACGCTCCATGTCATCCTCCGACCAGCCCCCGATCCCGATATCAATAACCATatgcggcgacggcggctgcGGTAAATCTTCGATAACGCTGCGGCTCGTCCGCTCCCAATGGACCTCGGAGTACGACCCCACGATAGAGGACAGCTACAGCGTGACGCGTCGCATAGACGGCGTCACGTACCACCTGTCACTTACGGACACGGCGGGACAGGAGGAGTACCGCGGCATGTGGGCGAGCAGCAACCTGGGCGCCGACGCCTTCCTCATGGTCTACGACATCACCTCGGTCGACTCGCTTGAAGCGCTCGGCTACTTCAACGACCTGATCGACATGGAGGCCGAGACGAGGATAGACAACGCCGCGCGTGCCGCCCGCGCCGGCGTCAGCCCCAGCAGCCTGGCCTACGACGGCATCAGCCTACCAGGCTCGCCCGGAGGCATGGGCATGAGCGGCGCCAAGACGGTGCCGCCGGTCAAGATCGTGGCGGGGAACAAGTGTGACTTGCAGGAGAGCAGGCAGGTGCCGGCGGCGCAGGGCCTCGAGTGGGCGCGCCGTCGCGGCTGTGGCTTCATGGAGACGTCGGCACGGCTCGAAGTCAACATCGAGGAGACGTTTGCGCTCATCGTCCGCCGCGTCGTTGAGAGCCGCCGCCTGGCCGAGATGGGTGTTATGGACCACGACGGCGGCAGGATGGACAAGCGAGGGATGACGAAGCCCTTGAGCCCGCTGCCATCACGCGATACGGAGAAGTCGATCGCCGAGGAGCGGCACGGACATCGGGGCCCCGGGGTTAGAGGCCCTAACATCAACGGCGCCAGGATTGGGGCCCGAAGCAAGGGGTTTTGGAGGATGTTGAGATGTTGGTGA
- a CDS encoding proline permease, whose amino-acid sequence MAAVDEKSVGLGRSPSDSDMADGQVVGVDRDADVVAKYGETQRGLSPRHVQLMAIGGSIGTGLWVGIGGVLSKAGPLSVLLGYAFWGLLYIWPLNLCVAEMCAYLPIRGTIFELARRFVDPALGFAMGWTYFFAGLMLVCTEYAAVATIMQYWSKDINPAVWIAMAMVLCIMLNVVAVKWYGESEFIMASTKVILLFGLIILTIVTMAGGNPQHDVYGFRNWGDGNYIHPYLAQGDTGRFLGWWKVVIYAAFTIAGPDMIALAAGEIVNPRRTIPRVAKLIFYRLVGFYFIGVLCVGIICSSRDPRLMGALADGASGAAASPWVIGIENLGIRVLPHIINAAIMLSGWSCGNAYLYSASRTLYGLARDNQAPQFLLYCTKQGVPLYCVLTVSLISCITFLVSSNSAVEVFFWFVDLTTTALIMTYTMMMITFIGFYRARKAQGMDPQTLPFLAPFTPYSAYLALFLGCVAVLFVGFDALGPFDVRSFITAYFALGFGAFMYVFWKVVKRTKLVDPREADLYSGKKEVDDECRHWEEGGIEEVERARLAQMSFARRCWERLW is encoded by the exons ATGGCCGCTGTCGATGAGAAGAGCGTTGGGCTAGGCCGTTCGCCTAGCGACAGCGACATGGCTGATGGTCAGGTCGTCGGTGTCGATCGCGATGCTGATGTCGTGGCCAAGTATGGAGAGACTCAACGCGGTCTCAGCCCTCGCCACGTGCAGCTCATGGCCATTGGAGGCTCTATCGGTACTGGACTCT GGGTCGGTATCGGTGGAGTGCTCTCCAAAGCAGGTCCTCTCTCTGTCCTTCTTGGCTACGCCTTCTGGGGTCTCCTCTACATCTGGCCGCTCAACCTGTGCGTCGCCGAGATGTGCGCCTACCTGCCCATCCGCGGCACAATCTTTGAGCTCGCCCGCCGCTTCGTCGACCCCGCCCTCGGCTTTGCCATGGGCTGGACCTACTTCTTCGCCGGCCTGATGCTGGTCTGCACCGAatacgccgccgtcgccaccaTAATGCAGTACTGGAGCAAGGACATCAACCCGGCCGTCTGGatcgccatggccatggtccTGTGCATCATGCTCAACGTCGTGGCCGTAAAGTGGTATGGCGAGAGCGAGTTCATCATGGCGTCCACAAAGGTCATCCTGCTGTTCGGCCTCATCATCCTCACCATCGTCACCATGGCCGGCGGGAACCCGCAGCACGACGTCTACGGCTTCAGGAACTGGGGCGATGGCAACTACATACACCCGTACCTGGCGCAGGGCGACACTGGGAGGTTCCTCGGCTGGTGGAAGGTTGTCATCTATGCTGCTTTCACCATTGCCGGTCCCGACATGATcgccctggccgccggcGAGATTGTGAACCCGAGGCGCACCATCCCCCGTGTTGCCAAGCTCATCTTTTACCGTCTCGTCGGATTCTACTTTATCGGCGTCCTCTGTGTCGGCATCATCTGCAGCTCCAGGGATCCCAGGCTCATGGGGGCCTTGGCCGACGGCGCCTCCGGTGCTGCTGCCAGTCCTTGGGTCATTGGAATTGAGAACCTTGGCATCCGTGTGCTTCCTCACATTATCAACGCTGCCATTATGCTTTCTGGATg GTCCTGCGGCAACGCCTACCTCTACTCTGCCTCACGCACGCTCTACGGCCTGGCGCGCGACAACCAGGCGCCCCAATTCCTGCTCTACTGCACCAAGCAGGGCGTGCCGCTCTACTGCGTGCTGACCGTGTCGCTCATCTCGTGCATCACCTTCCTCGTCTCGTCCAACTCGGCCGTCGAGGTCTTCTTCTGGTTCGTCGACCTGACCACCACGGCACTCATCATGACCTACACCATGATGATGATCACCTTCATCGGCTTCTACCGCGCCCGCAAGGCCCAGGGCATGGACCCCCAGACGCTGCCGTTCCTCGCCCCCTTCACCCCTTACTCGGCCTACCTGGCCCTGTTCCTCGGCTGCGTGGCCGTCTTGTTCGTCGGCTTCGATGCGCTTGGACCCTTTGACGTGCGCTCCTTCATCACGGCGTACTTTGCCCTCGGGTTTGGCGCCTTTATGTACGTGTTCTGGAAGGTCGTCAAGAGGACAAAGCTGGTCGACCCCAGGGAGGCGGATCTCTACTCGGGCAAGAAGGAGGTCGACGATGAGTGCAGGCActgggaggagggtggtATCGAGGAGGTGGAGAGGGCTAGGCTGGCCCAGATGAGTTTTGCGAGGAGGTGCTGGGAAAGACTGTGGTAG
- a CDS encoding minor extracellular protease vpr, whose amino-acid sequence MVVWSPLLSLVSLTLSVVLGTAVAQDPAQGAALPAPTPLVEDIPNAYIVEFADGYSIESLVADLRINAIDTVKRKDLKYKLFNGASFDIKGNTKEEVERAVERISGHSKVKKIWPVRKVMLPDDKVTSIGFGSAGPFNVLQNGALMKRQSETNNTYNLHMQTQVAKLHAEGFTGKGMKIALIDSGIDYTHPLLGGCFGKGCKVSFGYDLVGDDMSQPGKFPDDDPMDCAGHGTHVAGIVGANPSELGFVGVAPDAELGAYKALNCIGYSTNEMLISAFNMAYEAGADIISSSTGIEGGWADDAWSSAVSRIVDAGVPVVIAAGNSGEQGLWRPSSPSAGRGVTSVASVDNTEFTFLFLAGTYKLDDGEPAKFPWIANEPALGNLSLPLRLLTNTSGALLDACQPLAEGVTLSDNALYLVAETGTCRHQTQIDNMADKGAKNVMIYARTDRPVKQSYLQGPKANAGVTTQTQGKAWVNALQAGSNITVNTLEPVHSPGLAEHTPNTATGGYTSYWSSWGPDWELFATPNVAAPGGEIVSTYPLALGSYAVASGTSMACPFAAGALALIAQKRKVKDSGELRSLLASTSKQLVHHDGQRADPENRLHSVLQGGPGLLQVFDASEVKGLLSTAFISFNDTEHYKDVTFSLKNTGKREATYELGHRPAATVYALDNKTPGYPQTFPVELAPAAAVAELSFSKKVVRVPAGRSVSITVKAKPPTANVDLSRQPFYSGFITLNGTNGDALVLQYQGLAGPALRKAPIISQGVTDLGIPRSYVATTTNRFPFPISNDTVFHIPRPVIPPAANDGIGFPQARVAHGLGTRKMEFRVIPLERGGAVETEDWHGLKTLPTEIYGIPYDLMPRGSSWRTFVGLMADGTTAPEGKYKIAVAALRLFGEWNKEEDWDVVELEPSFTIRYT is encoded by the exons ATGGTTGTCTGGTCGCCTCTTCTGTCTCTCGTGAGCTTGACGCTCTCGGTGGTCCTGGGCACTGCTGTCGCCCAGGATCCGGCCCAGGGTGCGGCCTTGCCTGCTCCGACTCCTCTTGTCGAGGATATCCCCAATGCCTATATTGTGGAGTTCGCCGACGGCTACAGCATCGAGTCCCTCGTCGCCGATCTTAGGATCAATGCGATCGACACGGTGAAGCGCAAGGATCTCAAGTACAAGCTTTTCAATGGCGCCTCGTTCGATATCAAAGGCAACACCAAAGAAGAGGTCGAGAGGGCTGTCGAGAGGATTTCCGGCCATTCCAAGGTCAAGAAGATCTGGCCTGTCCGCAAGGTCATGCTTCCAGATGACAAGGTCACCTCGATAGGTTTCGGGTCTGCAGGTCCTTTCAATGTGCTGCAAAATGGAGCTCTCATGAAGCGCCAGTCCGAGACCAACAACACTTACAACCTGCACATGCAGACCCAGGTCGCCAAGTTGCACGCCGAGGGCTTCACCGGCAAGGGAATGAAGATCGCCCTGATCGACAGCGGCATCGACTATACGCACCCTCTCCTGGGCGGCTGCTTTGGTAAGGGCTGCAAGGTCTCGTTCGGCTACGATCTCGTTGGCGACGACATGTCACAGCCCGGCAAGTTTCCCGACGATGACCCGATGGACTGCGCCGGCCACGGCACTCACGTGGCTGGCATCGTGGGCGCGAATCCCAGCGAGCTTGGCTTTGTAGGCGTAGCACCCGACGCGGAGCTGGGCGCCTATAAAGCGCTCAACTGTATCGGCTACAGCACCAACGAGATGCTCATCTCGGCTTTCAACATGGCTTACGAGGCTGGGGCCGACATTATCAGCTCGTCCACCGGTATCGAGGGCGGCTGGGCCGATGATGCCTGGTCTTCTGCTGTTTCTCGCATTGTCGATGCCGGAGTTCCTGTTGTCATTGCCGCCGGAAACTCGGGCGAGCAAGGCCTCTGGCGACCCAGCAGCCCATCGGCCGGTCGTGGTGTCACTTCTGTTGCCTCGGTGGACAACACCGAATTTACTTTCCTGTTTCTAGCCGGCACGTACAAGCTCGATGATGGAGAGCCGGCCAAGTTCCCGTGGATCGCCAATGAGCCCGCACTCGGCAACCTCAGCCTGCCTCTACGCCTCCTCACAAACACGTCAGGGGCACTATTGGATGCTTGCCAGCCTCTTGCAGAAGGCGTTACTCTGTCTGACAATGCTCTTTATCTCGTTGCTGAGACTGGTACCTGCAGACACCAAACTCAGATCGACAATATGGCTGACAAGGGTGCCAAGAACGTCATGATTTACGCGCGGACTGATCG GCCTGTAAAGCAATCGTACCTGCAAGGTCCCAAGGCCAACGCGGGTGTAACGACCCAGACTCAGGGGAAGGCTTGGGTCAACGCACTACAAGCTGGATCAAACATCACCGTTAACACCCTGGAACCGGTTCACTCTCCCGGTCTAGCAGAGCATACCCCAAACACAGCCACAGGAGGTTATACATCTTATTGGAGCTCTTGGGGTCCGGACTGGGAGCTATTCGCAACCCCCAACGTGGCAGCCCCAGGCGGCGAGATTGTGTCTACCTACCCCCTCGCCCTCGGCAGCTATGCAGTCGCATCAGGAACTTCAATGGCGTGCCCGTTCGCCGCCGGAGCTCTGGCTCTCATCGCACAAAAGAGAAAGGTCAAGGATTCAGGGGAGCTCCGGTCGTTACTTGCAAGCACCTCAAAGCAGCTCGTGCACCACGACGGCCAGAGAGCAGACCCGGAGAACCGTCTTCACTCGGTCCTTCAGGGCGGCCCCGGTCTGCTCCAGGTTTTTGATGCGTCAGAGGTTAAGGGTCTTCTCAGCACCGCCTTCATCTCCTTCAACGACACGGAGCACTACAAGGACGTCACCTTCTCGCTCAAAAACACAGGCAAGAGAGAGGCTACGTACGAGCTGGGTCACCGCCCTGCCGCGACCGTCTACGCCCTCGACAACAAAACCCCTGGTTACCCGCAGACCTTCCCTGTTGAACTTGCCCCAGCTGCCGCCGTAGCAGAGCTCTCCTTCTCCAAGAAAGTCGTCAGAGTCCCCGCCGGCCGTTCAGTCTCCATCACCGTCAAGGCAAAGCCGCCGACTGCAAACGTCGACCTGTCCCGTCAGCCCTTCTATAGCGGCTTCATTACCCTCAACGGCACCAACGGCGACGCCCTCGTGCTGCAGTACCAGGGCCTGGCAGGGCCTGCACTGCGCAAGGCTCCCATAATATCCCAGGGCGTCACCGACCTGGGCATCCCCAGGTCGTACGTCGCCACCACGACCAACCGCTTCCCGTTCCCGATCAGCAACGACACGGTCTTCCACATTCCACGGCCCGTTATCCCCCCTGCAGCCAACGACGGCATCGGGTTCCCACAGGCACGCGTCGCCCATGGACTGGGCACCCGGAAGATGGAGTTTCGCGTCATCCCACTTGAGCGTGGCGGTGCCGTTGAGACTGAGGACTGGCACGGCCTCAAGACCCTGCCGACCGAGATCTATGGTATCCCCTACGACCTTATGCCGCGCGGGTCGTCGTGGCGGACATTTGTGGGCCTGATGGCTGACGGCACCACGGCGCCCGAGGGCAAGTACAAGATCGCTGTGGCTGCGTTGAGGCTATTTGGTGAATGGAATAAGGAGGAAGATTGGGATGTCGTAGAGCTCGAGCCCAGCTTCACGATCCGGTATACTTGA
- a CDS encoding haloacid dehalogenase, whose translation MPNISIAFDLYGTLLSTDAISDQVAEMCGDETKAKQITSLWRRYQLEYSWRITAMGIYRPFADITEAALKHAAAEAGVPLSTEAVAALQRSYDALSVYGDVEQGLRQLESERREGGRDVRCFIFSNGTAAAVSASVASSPTLSRYAAVFEKPPLSVEAVGAFKPASAVYDHLVAEATASRSGSGGSGGDGAVGVDDVWLVTANPFDVVGARASGIKVVWIDRAGTGWIDRLGEVIGTDIGPTHIEAGVHEAVLRILYSYV comes from the exons ATGCCAAATATAAGCATAGCCTTTGATCTATACGGCACTCTGCTGTCGACAGATGCCATCTCGGACCAGGTGGCCGAGATGTGTGGCGATGAAACAAAAGCCAAGCAAATCACGAGCCTCTGGAGGAGATACCAGCTCGAATACAGCTGGAGGATCACAGCAATGG GAATATACCGCCCCTTTGCCGACATCACCGAAGCGGCCCTCAAgcatgccgccgccgaggccggcgtGCCCCTGAGCACGGAGGCCGTGGCCGCGCTGCAGCGCAGCTACGACGCGCTGTCCGTCTACGGCGACGTGGAGCAGGGCCTGCGGCAGCTCGAGTCGGAGCGGCGCGAGGGCGGCCGCGACGTGCGCTGCTTCATCTTCAGCAACGGCACCGCGGCCGCCGTGAGCGCGAGCGTCGCCAGCTCGCCCACGCTGTCGCGCTACGCGGCCGTCTTTGAGAAGCCGCCGCTCAGCGTCGAGGCCGTGGGCGCCTTcaagcccgccagcgccgtcTACGACCACCTCGTCGCCGAGGCCACGGCGAGCAGGAGCGGCAGCGGTGGGAGCGGAGGCGACGGTGCGGTCGGTGTCGATGATGTGTGGCTGGTCACGGCGAACCCGTTTGATGTTGTTGGTGCCAGGGCCAGCGGCATCAAGGTGGTGTGGATTGACAGGGCGGGCACGGGGTGGATCGACCGGCTCGGGGAGGTGATTGGGACGGATATCGGGCCTACGCATATCGAGGCTGGGGTGCACGAGGCTGTTTTGAGGATTCTTTACAGTTATGTGTAA
- a CDS encoding cysteine sulfinic acid decarboxylase, whose amino-acid sequence MTQKVLPVLNRAEEVATLIDAVKSLIVPFIRAADEAAVLKVDGGAALAAAGSARNSLVEPLEPNDLVSRLAFSLPEKEGHGREGLLEIIHQILTYSVNTWDQGFLDKLYASTNAVGVVSELLLSVLNTNLHVFQVSPALTIIEKTTARTFAALFGFTGPNAGGVTISGGSASNMTSIIIARNTLFPDSKVQGNGDHRFVLFTSAHGHYSVEKAAQACGMGSSNVAAVAVDKQGRMIPSALREEIIKAKSEGKTPLYVNATAGTTVLGSFDLFEEISAICKEFGLWMHVDGSWGGSVVFSAQQRRDKLAGVHLADSITVNPHKMLNVPVTCSFLLGPDMRVFHRANTLPAGYLFHNGGCGDGEDPDKPTEFWDLADLTLQCGRRGDSLKLALSWIYHGAAGLERQVDGAFEVATHLATLVERHPDLELLSSNPPPCLQVCFYYTPGGVGAAAVGAAENTRRTRAMAKLLIIRGFMVDYAPGEHGSFFRVVVNCQTLKGTVEGLVRGIEAVGQEVVA is encoded by the exons ATGACGCAAAAGGTTCTTCCGGTCCTTAACAGGGCTGAGGAGGTTGCTACA CTCATTGATGCTGTCAAGTCGCTGATAGTACCATTCATCAGGGCCGCCGATGAAGCTGCCGTGTTGAAGGTCGATGGCGGAgccgccttggctgccgcgggCTCTGCGCGAAACTCGCTAGTGGAGCCACTTGAGCCCAACGACCTCGTATCACGCCTTGCGTTCTCACTTCCGGAGAAGGAGGGGCACGGAAGGGAGGGTCTTTTGGAAATAATCCATCAGATCCTGACGTACAGCGTCAACACTTGGGATCAGGGCTTCCTGGACAAGCTGTATGCCAGCACCAATGCA GTTGGCGTGGTCTCTGAACTGCTCCTGTCAGTTCTCAACACCAAT CTCCATGTATTCCAAGTGTCACCGGCGCTTACCATCATCGAAAAAACCACGGCGCGTACGTTTGCCGCGCTCTTTGGGTTCACCGGACCCAACGCCGGAGGTGTTACAATCTCTGGCGGGAGCGCTTCAAACATGACTTCAATCATCATTGCACGGAACACGCTGTTCCCGGACAGCAAGGTTCAGGGCAACGGCGACCACCGCTTTGTGCTGTTTACGAGCGCACACGGCCACTATTCGGTCGAGAAGGCAGCCCAGGCGTGTGGGATGGGATCGTCAAACGTCGCGGCCGTCGCCGTGGACAAGCAAGGGCGTATGATACCCTCGGCACTGCGCGAGGAGATCATCAAGGCCAAGTCAGAGGGTAAGACTCCATTGTACGTCAACGCCACCGCCGGAACCACCGTCCTAGGATCCTTTGACCTGTTCGAGGAGATCTCGGCCATCTGTAAGGAGTTTGGCCTGTGGATGCACGTCGACGGCAGCTGGGGCGGGTCTGTGGTCTTTTCAGCCCAGCAGAGGCGGGACAAACTTGCCGGCGTGCACCTCGCCGACTCCATCACCGTCAACCCGCACAAGATGCTCAACGTGCCCGTCACCTGCTCGTTCCTCCTCGGACCCGACATGCGGGTGTTCCACCGGGCAAACACGCTCCCCGCGGGCTACCTCTTCCACAACGGCGGCTGCGGTGACGGAGAAGACCCGGACAAGCCGACCGAGTTTTGGGACCTCGCCGACCTGACGCTGCAGTGCGGACGCAGGGGCGACAGCCTCAAGCTGGCACTGTCGTGGATATATCACGGCGCCGCGGGGCTTGAGCGCCAGGTCGACGGGGCGTTCGAGGTGGCGACGCACCTGGCCACGCTGGTCGAGCGCCACCCGGACCTGGAGCTGCTTTCGTCCAACCCGCCGCCGTGCCTGCAGGTGTGTTTCTACTACACTCCGGGAGGCGTCGGTGCGGCCGCGGTCGGCGCTGCTGAGAACACGCGGCGGACCAGGGCGATGGCGAAACTGTTGATCATCAGAGGATTCATGGTCGATTACGCTCCTGGAGAGCACGGCAGCTTCTTCAGGGTTGTGGTCAACTGTCAGACGTTGAAGGGGACCGTGGAGGGGCTGGTCAGGGGCATCGAGGCCGTTGGCCAGGAGGTGGTAGCCTAG